Proteins encoded by one window of Octopus bimaculoides isolate UCB-OBI-ISO-001 chromosome 4, ASM119413v2, whole genome shotgun sequence:
- the LOC106868058 gene encoding zinc finger BED domain-containing protein 5-like, translated as MDKLLKQKRECDSVSKHCSNSSIKRAKAWSIRKYDGSYLGFGFHCTGNIDDPLSLCLICGCEMSNESVVPSKLSKHFKTKHSCLQSESISYLKRLLEQQMTAGNSFESMTISEKAQTISYEVSELIAQNMKDHTLGESLILPACKKVVKTMLENEASKEINKIPLSNDTVNRHILEMSSNIEKNVCSNKLQYSDFALQIDESTDNANKAQLLAFIRFINEDQIINQFLSYKELKTEKGEDVSNIMNNYQCKWQISWKLYVGICTDGAASIVGCVKDLTSFVKQQNENVVITH; from the coding sequence ATGGATAAACTTCTTAAACAGAAACGTGAATGTGATTCCGTAAGTAAACACTGCAGCAACAGTTCCATTAAGAGAGCCAAAGCATGGTCTATTCGCAAATATGATGGAAGTTATTTAGGATTTGGTTTTCATTGCACAGGAAACATAGATGATCCTTTGTCGCTATGTTTAATATGTGGATGTGAAATGTCAAATGAATCAGTGGTTCCTAGTAAACTGAGCAAGCATTTTAAAACCAAGCACTCGTGTTTACAAAGTGAATCTATAAGTTATCTCAAAAGATTGTTAGAACAGCAGATGACAGCAGGAAACTCTTTTGAAAGTATGACGATTTCTGAAAAAGCTCAAACCATTTCTTATGAGGTTTCAGAACTGATAGCACAAAATATGAAAGATCATACTTTAGGTGAGTCACTCATTCTGCCTGCATGTAAGAAGGTTGTAAAGACAATGCTGGAAAATGAAgcatcaaaagaaataaataagatccCTCTGTCCAACGATACTGTCAACAGACATATTCTAGAAATGTCATCTAACATTGAGAAAAATGTTTGTAGTAATAAACTTCAGTATTCAGATTTTGCCTTACAAATTGATGAGTCAACAGACAATGCCAACAAAGCACAGCTCTTAGCATTTATTCGTTTTATTAATGAAGATCAAATTATAAATCAATTTCTGTCATACAAAGAATTAAAGACAGAAAAGGGTGAAGATGTTTCCAACATTATGAATAATTACCAGTGCAAATGGCAAATATCATGGAAGTTGTATGTCGGTATTTGTACAGATGGAGCTGCATCAATAGTAGGCTGTGTTAAGGACCTTACATCTTTTGTAAAACAGCAAAATGAAAATGTTGTCATAACTCACTGA